From the Rhizobium sp. SL42 genome, the window CAGCAGCAGCAGGCCGCTCTCGCCCATTTCCGCAAGGATCTCCCGCAGCGTCACGTGCTCGCCGCGAATGGAATTGATCACGCCTTGCAGAACGTCGCTGGTTTTGCGGGTGGTGTCGCTGAAGCCGATCGTCGTTGTCATGGCATCCACTTTCGATTAACTGGCAGGGTGTGTCGGGATGAAGCGGAACGCATCGCTCCAACTAGCGCTTCAATTGGCGCTCCGTCGCAAATGAATGAGAATACCGGCCTGGTCAAGCCTTCGCCCACCGGAGGAAAACAGCCGGACAGGGGCGAAAACACTGTCGCCGCGCATGCCCGCAGGAATGGAAATGTCTGAAAACGCCGTAGAAAACGTCTCCCCGAACAAACATTCCATTCATGCCAGAGGTCGCGAAAAGCTACTTGCCCATGCCGGGATGATGCTGTTTGCGGCGTTGATTGCCGGGTCCTTCTCCTTCGGCGGCATCGCGGCTCAATCCATGGATGCCGGTCCGCTGACCCTCTGGCGCTACCTGCTCACCGTCATCGTCATGGGCTTCATGGCCTTCGGCATCTTCAAGGCACCATTCCGGTTTCCCACCGAGCCCTGGCGCTTCATCATCCTCGGTGGACTGATCGCGCTCTACATGTTGACGATGTTCACCGCGCTGGAGTTTACCAGCCCGGTCCAGACCGGTGCGGTCTTCACCCTGATGCCGCTACTGAGTGCCGGTTTCGCTCTTCTGTTGCTCCGCCAGCCGACAAGGCCCGGCGTCTTGGTCGCCCTCGTCATTGCAGCGCTGGGGGCGATCTGGGTCATTTTCCGCGCCGATATCAACGCGATCCTCGCCTTCGATGTCGGCCGCGGCGAACTGATCTATTTCGTCGGCGTTGTCGCGCATGCCGCCTATGTCCCGCTGATCCGCAGGTTCGGCCGCGGCGAACATCCGGTCGCCTTCGGCTTCTGGGTCACCGTCTTTACCGTCCCCTGGCTGCTGCCGACCGGCGCCTTGCCACTGCTTGAAACCGACTTTGCCGCACTGCCGTTCAACGTCTGGGCGACAGTTGCCTATCTCTCGGTGGTGACGACCGCGATTACCTTCATGCTGCTGCAATACGCCTCAACGCGACTTCCGGCGGCCAAAGTGCTCGGCTACGGCTACCTGACCCCGACCTCCGTCATCATTCTGGAAGGTCTGATCGGTCATGGATGGGCAAGCCCGGCTGTGTTCGCCGGTGCTCTTGTGACCGCTGGCGGTCTTTTGGTCATGGGACTGCTGAAGGACTGATCAGGCGTTCTTGTCGCCCAGGATGAGGCCACTGACGAACAACGTCTCGAGAAACCGGGCGGCGGCCTCGAAACGATCGACACCGTCGTGTCCGATACCCAGCACGGCCTTCACCTGAACATCGAAGTCGGCATAGTGTTGTGTGGTCGACCAGATCGAGAAGATCATGTGGTAGGGGTCACAGTCACGCACCTTTCCGGCCGCGATCCAGGCCCGGATCACGCCTGCCTTCTCGTCGACAAGCGATTTGAGCGGTCCTTCCAGGACACCTTCGATATGCGGCGCGCCCTGCAGGATCTCATTGGCAAACAGCCGGCTCTCACGCGGAAAGTCGCGCGCCATTTCCAGCTTGCGGCGGATATAGGAGCGGATCTCCTCCTCCGGATCTCCCTCGGCATCGAACGCCTGCAGGGGTTCCAGCCAGTTTTCCAGCACCCGATCGATCAACGCCCGATGCATCGTGTCTTTGGTGCGAAAATAGTAGAGCAGGTTCGGCTTCGACATACCCGCCACCTCGGCGATCTGATCGATCGTCGAACCATGAAACCCACGCTGCGAAAAGACTTCAAGCGCCGCCTCGAGGATAAGCTCCTCTTTCTCTTCCTGAATGCGCGTCCGCCTTTGCGTCTGCGCCGCTCTCGGTATCGCCATCTTTTAGGTGTTCCCGCCTAACATCTTGAAGTAACTCCACAATATTGGAGCACAATTTCTGTGCAACTGCCCGGTTTTTTGTCGCAAATTTTTCCGATTTTCGTCTTGAGTGCGACGATGGAAGTTGTAATGTTTTACCAGTCGGTCAAATTATTGGTCAGATGCCGGATAAAGGCAACTACCGATACGACAGCGATAAAAAACAAATAAAGATCGCAGCCGTTGACCCGGGGAACAAGGAAGCCAGACGCAAGATCCGGCGTCTGACAAACAGGTGAGGACTTAGATCATGACGGCTCAACCCGGCGCAAATCTGCGCGTGAACGGCGACCGCCTGTGGGACATGCTGATGGACATGGCGAAGATCGGTCCCGGCATTGCCGGCGGGAACAACCGCCAGACCCTGACGGATGACGATGCCACCGGCCGCTCCCTGTTCCAGACGTGGTGCGAAGCCGCAGGCCTTTCCATGGGCGTCGACAAGATGGGCACGATGTTCATGACCCGGCCCGGCACGGACCCCGACGCCCTGCCGGTTTATGTCGGCAGCCATCTCGACACCCAGCCGACCGGCGGCAAGTATGACGGCGTGCTCGGCGTTCTGGCGGCGCTCGAAGTCGTCCGCTCAATGAACGACCTCGGCATCCAGACAAGGCACCCGATCGTCGTCACCAACTGGGCCAATGAAGAAGGTGCGCGCTTTGCTCCCGCCATGCTGGCCTCCGGCGTCTTTGCCGGCGTGCATTCGCTGGACTATGCCTATGGACGCCGCGATCTCGACGGCAAGACCTATGGCGACGAGTTGAAGCGCATCGGCTGGCGCGGCGAAGAAGAGGTGGGCGCCCGCAAGATGCACGCCTATTTCGAATATCATATCGAACAAGGCCCGATCCTCGAAGCAGAAGACAAGCAGATCGGTGTCGTGACCCATTGCCAGGGCCTGTGGTGGCTGGAATTCACCTTGACCGGCCGCGAGGCCCATACCGGCTCGACCCCGATGAACCTGCGCGTCAACGCCGGCCTTGCCATGGCCCGCATCATGGAAATGGTCCAGACGGTTGCCATGAGCGAGCAACCCGGCGCCGTCGGTGGCGTTGGCCAGGTGAAGTTCTCGCCCAATTCGCGCAATGTTTTGCCCGGCACGGTCATATTCACCGTCGATATCCGCACCCCGAGCCAGGACAAGCTTGACCGCATGCGTTCCCGGATCGAGACAGAGGCTGCGGCAATCTGCGAAGAACTCGGCGTCGGCTGTTCGGTCGAGGCGGTCGGCCATTTCGATCCGGTCACCTTCGATCCGAAACTGGTCGCCTCGGTCCGCAAGGCCGCAGAAAATCTCGGCTATAGCCACATGGACATCATCTCCGGCGCCGGCCACGACGCATGCTGGGCAGCCAGGGTCGCGCCCGCCACGATGATCATGTGCCCCTGCGTCGGCGGATTGAGCCACAATGAGGCGGAGGAGATCTCCAAGGACTGGGCGACGGCAGGCGCCGACGTGCTGCTGCGCGCCGTGCTGGAGACGGCGGAGATTGTCGGGTGAGCACTTCCGCGCTATGTTCGGTTGCATCAGGGCCGATGGAGCATCTTAAATGTCCTCGTCAACCGACAATCTGGTACTTGAGCATCTTCGCGCGATCCGTGGAAAAATGGACCGGCTTTCCGAGGACATGTCGGAAATCAAGGCCCGCCTCGGCGTGCTCGAATATCAGGTCGGTGGCCTTACGGCCCAGAATGACCGCTTCTCCAATCGTCTCGACAGACTCGATGATCGCCTCTCGCGCATCGAAAAGCGGCTCGATCTGGTCGACGTGTAATTACCTATACCAAAGGGTTATCCAAAGACTTCAGGAGTTTGCTCATGAAGCTGGATGAGTTTGTGGAGCAGTCACTACTCGACATCACCAAGGGAGTTGCTGACGCTCAAGAAGCATCCCTTCTATATATAGCGCCGGGTTACGTTAACAGCGTCAGGCAAGACGGCGCACAACAGGTGAAGTTTGAGGTTGCGGTCACTGTGAACGCAGAAGGCGGCGGCGGCATATCCGTTCTTTCCTTTGGAGACTTGAAGGGGTCCGTCGCTCGAGAGACCGTGAACCGTGTCAGCTTCGAGGTGCCTGTCCACTTTACAGCCCCGACCATCCACAACAAGCGTCACCACAAGAAAGAAGGGCCTATGGACCCTTTGAATGAATAGGGAGCAGGCCAATGAGCACAGTCATCAAGAACGGCACCGTCGTCACCGCCGATCTCACCTACAAGGCCGACGTCAAGATCGAAGGTGGCGTGATCGTCGAGATCGGCCCCGACCTCTCCGGCACCGAGACGCTGGACGCGACGGGCTGCTACGTCATGCCGGGCGGCATTGATCCGCATGTGCATCTGGAAATGCCGTTCATGGGCACCTATTCCGCCGACGACTTCGAAAGCGGCACGCGCGCCGGTCTGGCCGGCGGCACGACCATGGTCGTCGACTTCTGTCTGCCGGCACCGGACCAGTCGCTGCTCGAAGCTCTGCAGATGTGGGACAACAAGACGTCGCGGGCCAATGCCGACTATTCCTTCCACATGGCGATCACCGGCTGGAACGAACGCGTCTTCGACGAGATGAAGACCGTCGTGCAGGACAAGGGCATCAACACGTTCAAGCACTTCATGGCCTACAAGGGCGCGCTGATGGTGAATGACGACGAGATGTTCGCCTCCTTCCAGCGCTGCGCCGAACTTGGCGCGCTGCCGCTGGTGCATGCCGAAAACGGCGACGTCGTCGCCTCGATGACGGCGAAGCTGCTCGCCGAAGGCAACAACGGGCCGGAAGCCCACGCCTATTCGCGCCCGCCGGAAGTCGAGGGCGAAGCCACCAACCGCGCCATCATGCTCGCCGACATGGCCGGCGTGCCGCTCTATGTCGTGCACACATCCTGCGAACAGGCGCATGAAGCGATCCGCCGTGCCCGGCAGAAGGGGATGCGCGTCTATGGCGAGCCCCTGATCCAGCACCTGACGCTCGACGAAAGCGAATATTTCAACAAGGACTGGGACCATGCCGCCCGCCGGGTGATGAGCCCGCCCTTCCGCAACAAGCAGCATCAGGATTCACTCTGGGCCGGCCTGCAGTCAGGCTCGCTGTCTGTGGTTGCCACCGATCACTGCGCCTTCACCACCGAGCAGAAGCGTTTCGGCCTCGGCAATTTCGCCAGGATCCCCAACGGCACCGGCGGGCTAGAAGACCGCATGCCGATGCTCTGGACCTATGGTGTCGCGACCGGCCGCCTGACGATGAACGAATTCGTCGCGGTGACCTCGACCAACATCGCCAAGATCCTCAACATCTACCCGAGGAAGGGCGCCGTTCTCGTCGGCGCCGATGCCGACCTCGTCGTCTGGGACCCGAAGCGCTCGAAAACCATCTCCGCCAAGACGCAACAGTCGTCGATCGACTACAATGTCTTCGAGGGCAAGGAAGTCACCGGCCTGCCGCGCTACACGCTGACCCGCGGTTATGTCGCGATCGAGGAGAGTGCGGTGAAGACCCGCGAGGGCCACGGCAAGTTCGTCAAGCGCGAGCCTTTCACCGCGGTCAACAAGGCGCTTTCGACCTGGAAGGAACTGGTTGCTCCGCGCAAGGTGGAACGCACGGGCATTCCGGCGACGGGGGTGTGAGTATGCCTGATATTGACGTCACAACATCCATACTTGCGAACGCAGCCAGCATTGCAAATATCGTTGCCTCGGTCGCGGTGTGCGCAACAGCAGCATTCGTATGGCGTCAAGTATCTCTTCAATCCAAAAGCGGGCAGAATGATGACCGAAGGTTCAAGCGTGAATCAGCGAACTATGTCTTCGAAGCACTGCAGAGCCCTTCATTCAAAAATTCCCGAAAGATAATGCTCGATGCACTGAATGCAGGAATCGAACTGCCCAAGGACAAAGACCAAATTGACGGCTTTAGATACATACTCAACACGTATGAGATGCTCGGCCTGATGGTCAAATTCGGGGCTATTAATGAAGAGGTTTGGGAGGGATACTGGAAGAAAGCGTTGCTGAGAGACTGGGATCGGCTTGCAAAATTTGTCGCAGAAGAGAGAAAGAGGTTCAAACATACCACCCTCTTCGAAGACGCTGAGACGGTAGTGAAGAAGTGGCGGGGCTAATGTATTTCACCCCCAATCACGAGGACAGAGCAACGCTCGGCCTGTTCACGACCGCTATCCGAGTAGCACGCCCATTCTTTCGGGCTCTATTGAACAGCCTCTCACACCTCAACCAGCCCATCCAGCTCCGGCAGAAGCACAACGCTCTCCTGCTCGTTGGGATCGGTGCGCGCAATGATCGCCGTGCAGGGCGCGTTCGACAGGTTCGCCGGCAGGTGCGGCACGCCGGCCGGAATGTAGAACAGCTCACCGGCATGCACGATCACATGGTTTTCCAGTCGCTCGCCAAACCAGGTATGCGCCTGGCCCGAGAGCATGTAGATCGCCGTCTCGTGGTTCTCGTGCAGATGCGCCTTGGCGCGTGCGCCCGGCGGCATGGTCAGGACATGCATGCAGATGCCCTTTGCGCCGACCGTCTCGGCCGCGATCCCCTCGAAATAGCTCAAGCCCTGCTTGCCCTCATAGGTATGGCCGGGCTTCACGATGCGGCAGGTGGGTTTCGATGACGTGTCCATGGTCTGCTCCTCGTCCGTCCCGCGACAGGGTCGCGCGTCCCTTTTCGCCGTCTGCGGACGGCCTCCTCCAGACAGCATGCAAGAGCCCCTTCGCCTTTGCAAGAAACCCGATTGGTCCTAACGAATGAATGCTCCCTACTCCGTCGTGTCAGCCAAGGACCTCAGTCTCACCTTCGAGACCAATGACGGTCCGGTTCATGCGCTGTCCAACGTCAATCTCGAGGTGAAGAAAGGCGACTTCGTCTCCTTCATCGGCCCGTCCGGCTGCGGCAAGACGACCTTTCTGCGCGTCATCGCCGATCTCGAAAAACACACGAGCGGCGACATCACCGTCAATGGCATGACGCCGGAGAATGCCCGCAAGGCGCGCTCCTACGGCTATGTCTTCCAGGCGGCCGCCCTCTATCCCTGGCGCACCATCGAGAAGAACATTGCCCTGCCGCTGGAAATCATGGGCTACAGCCCCGAGGAGAAGAAAAAGCGCATCCAGCAGACGCTCGATCTCGTCAATCTCGGCGGCTTCGGCAAGAAATATCCATGGCAGCTGTCGGGCGGCATGCAGCAACGCGCCTCGATCGCCCGCGCGCTCGCCTTCGACGCCGACCTGCTGCTGATGGACGAGCCCTTCGGCGCACTCGACGAAATCGTCCGCGATCATTTGAATTCCGAACTCCTGAAGCTCTGGGACCGCACCAACAAAACGATCTGCTTCGTCACCCATTCGATCCCGGAAGCCGTCTACCTCTCGACCAAGATCGTCGTCATGAGCCCCCGCCCCGGCCGCGTCACCGACATCATCGAGTCGACTCTGCCGAAGGAGCGCCCGCTGGAAATCCGCGAAACCCCGGAATTCCTCGAAATCGCCCAGCGTGTCCGCGAGGGCCTGAAGGCGGGGCATAGCTATGAGGAATAGTTATTCATTGAGGCAAGACACCCCTCCCCAACCCCTCCCCACAAGGGGGAGGGGCTTTAGCGCCACAAACCTCGGCCTGCAATCGTCGCTCCAGAAATACAGACCCAGAGAGGCACAGCGATCAAAGCAAACCCGCCGCAATACATTCACGGGTGCCATGGCTTGTTGTTTGGCGCTGACGGTAGCGGCAAGAAAGCCCCTCCCCCTTGTGGGGAGGGGTTGGGGAGGGGAAAGTCTCCGCACCGACCCAAATGGAAGGCTGTACCCGATGCCGCATTCCAATATCGATCCAAAAACCAGATCCCGAGCCCGCACCCTCCGTCGGGAACTGACCAGGGCCGAACGAGAAATGTGGGACCTGTTGCGGGACTTCAGGCCCTGCGGCGCCCGCTTTCGCCGTGAGACCCCGATCGGTCCATACATCGCTGATTTTGCCTGGCTCGCCGCTCGCATTGTCATAGAGGTAGACGGTGACAGTCACGAAACCCAGCAGGGTCGCAACCATGATCACCGCAGAGACCAATTCCTCAACCAACAGGGTTTCACCGTCCTGCGCTTCGACAATGATCTCGTGATCGTAAATCCGGACCATGTCTTTTTGTCGATAGAACAACGCATCGCGAAATTCTTGACCAAGGAACCCACCCCATGAACCCCGTCTTTCTCCTCTGGCTCGGGGCAGCCATGGCAACCTTCCTCGCCGCCGCCACCGTCTCGCGCGCCTATGTCTCGAACAACAACCTGTGGGTCCTCGCGGCCTCTCTGGCGCTCTACTGCCTCGGCAACCTGATGATGGTGAAGCTGATGCGCGAAGGCGGCCTGGGGCTGGCGATCTCGGCGTCCGCCATCGCCCAGCTGGTGCTGATCAACGTCATCGCCTTCTTCCTGTTTGGCGAGCGCCTGAGCCTCGTCCAGATGGCCGGCGTGGCGCTCGGCGTCGTCTCCATGGCGTTGATGCTGCTGCCCGCAAAGGGAGGGGCCTGACATGCAGCCCCCTTCCCTTTTCCGCGACCGCATCCTGCCCGTCCTCGCCGTGCTTCTCGCAATCCTGGTGATCTGGCATGTCATGGTCGTCTATCTCAATGCGCCCTTCGTCCGCGATCAGGCCGCCCGCGCCGGCGAGGCGATCACCTTCGGCCAGGTCGTCGAGCGGACTTTCGTCCAGGACCGCCCGGTACTTCCCGCGCCGCACCAGATCATCGCCGAGTTGTGGGACACGACGATCAACAAGGCGATCACCTCCAAGCGCAGTCTCGTCTATCATGCCTGGATCACCCTTTCGGCGACGCTGGCCGGCTTCGGCATGGGCACGGTGCTCGGCATACTGCTGGCGATCGGCATCGTGCACAACCGGGCCATGGACCGCTCGCTGATGCCCTGGGTCATCGCCTCCCAGACCATCCCGATCCTCGCCGTCGCGCCGATGATCATCGTGGTGCTGAACTCGATCGGCGTGTCCGGCCTGATGCCCAAGGCGCTGATCTCGACCTATCTCTCCTTCTTCCCGATCGTCGTCGGCATGGTGAAGGGCCTGCGCAGCCCGGATACCCAATTGCTCGACCTGATGCATACCTATCATGCGAGCCCGAGCCAGACCTTCTGGAAGCTGCGCTGGCCGGCGTCCTTGCCCTATCTCTTCACCTCGCTGAAAGTCGCAATCGCCATTTCGCTGGTCGGCGCCATCGTCGGCGAACTGCCGACGGGTGCGGTGGCCGGCCTCGGCGCCCGCCTTCTGTCTGGCTCCTACTATGGCCAGACGATCCAGATCTGGGCCGCCCTGTTCATGGCAGCTGGGCTTGCCGCCCTGCTGGTCTCGATTGTCGGACTTGCCCATACACGGGTCCTGAAGCGCATGGGGGTCAAGCCATGACCGGTTATCTCGTCTTTGCTCTCCTCTTCTGGCTCGGAGCCTGGGCGCTCAACGAATGGCTCGTGCGCCGGCGTCCGAAAAGCCCGGCAACGCGACGCGCGATCGGCATCGCGGTACCGCTCATCTTCGGCATCACCCTGCTCGTCATCTGGGAATGCGTCGTCCACGGTTTCGCCATCCCGTCGATCCTGCTGCCGGCCCCGTCGATGATCTGGACCCGCATCATCAACTCGACACCGGTCCTCTGGGCCGATTTCCGCCAGACCTTCCTCAAATCCGTCATCACCGGCTACATTGCCGGCTGCGGCCTCGGCTTTGTCATGGCGCTGCTGATCGATCGCTCGCCTTTCCTGCAGAAGGGCCTGCTGCCGATCGGCAATTTCGTCTCGGCCCTGCCGGTCGTCGGCATCGCCCCGATCATGGTCATGTGGTTCGGCTTCGACTGGCCGTCCAAGGTCGCGGTCGTCGTCATCATGACCTTCTTCCCGATGCTGGTGAACACCGTGCAGGGGCTCGCCGCCGCCAGCCATATGGAGCGCGACCTGATGCGCACCTATGCCGCCAGCTGGTGGCAGACGCTGGTCCGGCTCCGGCTGCCGGCCGCCTGGCCCTTCATCTTCAACGCCTTGAAGATCAATTCGACGCTGGCGCTGATCGGCGCCATCGTGGCAGAGTTTTTCGGCACCCCGATCGTCGGCATGGGGTTCCGGATTTCCACGGAAGTGGGGCGTAGCAATGTCGACATGGTCTGGGCCGAGATTGCGGTTGCCGCACTCGCCGGCTCGATCTTCTACGGTTTGGTGGCACTCGCAGAACGCGCGGTCACCTTCTGGCATCCGTCCGTCCGTGGTGGGCGGGCGTAAATACGACGCAAACAACAAAAAGAGGGAACTGACATGACTATCAAACTCGCATCCATGTTGCTGGCTGCCGCCGTCTCGCTGACGGCCATGCAGGCGGCCGCCGCCGACAAGGTGACGCTGCAGCTGAAATGGGTCACCCAGGCCCAGTTTGCCGGCTACTACGTCGCCAAGGACAAGGGCTTCTTCGAAGCGGAAGGCCTCGACGTCGATATCAAGCCGGGCGGTCCGGACATTGCACCGCCGCAGGTTCTGGCCGGTGGCGGCGCTGACGTCATCGTCGACTGGATGCCCTCGGCACTCGCAACCCGCGAAAAGGGTGTTGCGCTCGTCAACATCGCCCAGCCCTTCAAGTCCTCTGGCATGATGCTGACCTGCCTCAAGGAAACCGGGATCACCAAGCCGGAAGACTTCAAGGGCAAGACGCTCGGCGTCTGGTTCTTCGGCAACGAATATCCCTTCCTGTCCTGGATGGGCACGCTCGGCATCAAGACCGATGGCTCGCCGGAAGGTGTCACGGTCCTCAAGCAGGGCTTCAACGTCGATCCGCTGCTGCAGAAGCAGGCCGCCTGCATCTCCACCATGACCTATAACGAATACTGGCAGGTCATTGATGCCGGCATCAAGGCGGAAGACCTCGTCACCTTCAAATATGAGGACGAAGGCGTCGCCACCCTGGAAGACGGCCTCTATGTGCTCGAAGACAAGCTCGCCGATCCGGCCTTCAAGGAAAAGATGGTCAAGTTCGTCCGCGCTTCGATGAAGGGCTGGAAATATGCCGAGGAAAACCCGGATGAAGCCGCCGAGATTGTTCTCGAAAACGATGCCTCGGGCGCACAGACCGAAGTCCACCAGAAGCGCATGATGGGTGAAATCGCCAAGCTGACCGCCGGTTCGACCGGCGCGCTCGACAAGGCAGCCTATGACCGCACGGTGAAGACCCTTCTCGGCGGCGGTTCGGATCCGGTCATCACCAAGGAGCCGACCGGCGCCTTCACCACCGAGATCACTGACGCTGCGCTGAAGTAGTCTGAAACACCCTTGAAAAAGCACGGGGCTTCGGCCCCGTGCAATTCAAAAATACATAAGCATTACATACAGTTCGCAGAGACAAAAGCTGGCAAATCGGCAACACAGGTTTGCCTTGTCGATATTTCGACCGCATCTGGTGATGAATATCGCTGGACAAGCCTTGCAGGTGGTTTTTCCATCACCACCTGTTGCCACGCAGTATTTTGAGGCATGATAAAGCTCAGCAGAAGCGCGGCGGCGCCAGAGGCGCCCTATACGCGGGCAGTGAGCCGATTGTGATCGGACTGCGTATTGGAATTGAATCCGCGATATTTGTTGGAAGGTATCCATGCTGCGAAACACGAGCGCCACGTCAATTCTGTTGGCCGCCACACTTACTTTGTCCGGCACAGTTGCCTTTGCGCAAGAACCGGCAGCGCCGAAAGCGGCGCCGAATTTGCCGGCTATCGTCGTGACGACAGCCACAACCCGCGACCTGACCGACCGGATTGTCGCGACCGGTACGGTCAAGGCGGAGGAAGAAGTCTATGTCCAGCCTCAGGTCGAGGGACTGCTGACCAAGACGCTCGAAGCCGATGTAGGCGACCAGGTTGCAAAGGATGCTGTCGTTGCACGGCTGAACGATGACAGCCTGCTCCTGGAAAAAAGCCAGCTGATCGCCAACAAGGCGAAGGCCGAAGCCGGGCTTGCGCAATACCGCGCCCAGTTGATCGAGGCCGAGGCCAGCGCCAAGGATGCGCAGCGCCAGTTCGATCGCGCCACCCGCCTCAGCAAGACAGGCACGGTATCGACGTCACAGCTCGAACAGGCCGAAACGACGCTGGCGAGTGCCAATGCCAAGGCCGAAACGGCTCGTCAGGCGATCACCGTCGCACAGGCCGACGTCACCGTGGTCGAAAGGCAGATCAACGATATCGACCTGAAATTGGCGAGAACGGACGTCAAGTCGCCGGTCGCAGGTACCATTGCAGCCCGCAATGCACGTATCGGCGCCATTGCCAGTGGCGCGGGCGAGCCGCTCTTCACCGTCATCCGCGACGGCCAGATCGAGCTGATTGCCGATGTGTCCGAAAACGAGATCCTCCGTTTGAAGCCCGGGCAGAAGGCCGCAATCACCGTTGCCGGCAGCACGCAAAAACTGTCGGGCTCTGTCCGTCTTGTGTCTCCGGTCATCGATGCGACCACCCGCCTTGGCTCCGTGCATATCGCCATAGACGACGATAGCGCTGCCCGTGCCGGCATGTATGGCACAGCCGACATCGTGATTAATGAGGCGGATGGCATTGCCCTTCCGCTTTCGGCAATCACCACCGCCAAGGGCGAAACTACCACCCGCATCGTCGAGGATGGCATCGTCAGGCTGGTCACGATCGAGACCGGCATTCAGGACGGCGCCTATATCCAGGTGGTGAAGGGATTGAAGGAAGGCGACCGCGTCGTTGCCAAGGCCGGCGCGTTCGTGCGCGACGGTGACCGGATTAAGCCGGTCGATGACAGCACCGTTTCCAACTGAGAGGCACGCGGGTTATGAATTTCTCCGCATGGGCTATCCGAAATCCAATCGCGCCGATCCTGGCCTTCTTCCTGTTGATGGTGGTTGGCATCCAGTCCTTCATCGCATTGCCGATCACGCGCTTCCCGAATATCGACGTACCTCTGGTGGCAATCACCGTCACTCAGAGCGGCGCCTCGCCGTCCGAACTGGAAACCCAGGTCACCAAGGAAGTCGAAGACGCAGTGGCTTCGATCACCGGCGTCGATGAACTGACCTCCACCGTCACCGACGGCCAGTCGCAGACCCTCGTGATGTTCCGCATGGAAGTCCCCACCGAACAGGCGGTGCAGGACGTCAAGGACGCGATCGACCAGATCCGCGGCGACCTTCCGGCAACGGTGGATGAGCCGATCGTCACCAAGATCGACGTCGAAGGCCAGGCGATCCAGAGCTTTGCGGTCTCCGCCCCGAACATGAACATCGAGGAAATCTCGTGGTTCGTCGACGACACGATCAAGCGCGCCCTCCAGGGCCAGCCCGGCATCGGTCGCGTCGACCGCTACGGTGGCGCCGACCGTGAAATCCGCATCGAGCTCGACCCTAACCGCCTGAACGCGCTCGGCGTCACCGCCGCCGATATCAGCAGCCAGTTGCGCGGTACCAATGTCGACCTCGGTTCCGGCCGCGGCCAGGTCGCCGGTGCCGAGCAGTCGATCCGCACGCTTGGCGACAGCCGCGACGTTGCAAGCCTGCAAAACACCACGATCGCGCTGAGCAATGGCCGCTTCGTCAAGCTGTCGGACCTCGGCACGATCAAGGACACCTACGAGGAACAGAAATCCTTCGCCCGCTTCGACGGCAAGCCCGTCGTCACCTTCGCCGTCTTCCGTGCCAAGGGCGCCAGCGAAGTGACGGTCGCCGAGACCGTTGCGGAAAGCCTTGCCAAGGTCCGGGCGGAAAATCCCGACGTCGCGATCGAGATGATCGACGATTCCGTCTACTTTACCTATGGCAACTACGAAGCCGCGATGCACACGCTGATCGAGGGCGCGATCCTCGCCGTCATCGTCGTGTTCATCTTCCTGCGCAACTGGCGCGCCACGCTGATTTCCGCCATCGCACTGCCACTGTCTGCGATCCCGACATTCTGGATCATGGACATGATGGGCTTCTCGCTCAATCTCGTCAGCTTCCTCGCCCTGACGC encodes:
- the hydA gene encoding dihydropyrimidinase, which codes for MSTVIKNGTVVTADLTYKADVKIEGGVIVEIGPDLSGTETLDATGCYVMPGGIDPHVHLEMPFMGTYSADDFESGTRAGLAGGTTMVVDFCLPAPDQSLLEALQMWDNKTSRANADYSFHMAITGWNERVFDEMKTVVQDKGINTFKHFMAYKGALMVNDDEMFASFQRCAELGALPLVHAENGDVVASMTAKLLAEGNNGPEAHAYSRPPEVEGEATNRAIMLADMAGVPLYVVHTSCEQAHEAIRRARQKGMRVYGEPLIQHLTLDESEYFNKDWDHAARRVMSPPFRNKQHQDSLWAGLQSGSLSVVATDHCAFTTEQKRFGLGNFARIPNGTGGLEDRMPMLWTYGVATGRLTMNEFVAVTSTNIAKILNIYPRKGAVLVGADADLVVWDPKRSKTISAKTQQSSIDYNVFEGKEVTGLPRYTLTRGYVAIEESAVKTREGHGKFVKREPFTAVNKALSTWKELVAPRKVERTGIPATGV
- a CDS encoding cupin domain-containing protein encodes the protein MDTSSKPTCRIVKPGHTYEGKQGLSYFEGIAAETVGAKGICMHVLTMPPGARAKAHLHENHETAIYMLSGQAHTWFGERLENHVIVHAGELFYIPAGVPHLPANLSNAPCTAIIARTDPNEQESVVLLPELDGLVEV
- a CDS encoding DMT family transporter, encoding MSENAVENVSPNKHSIHARGREKLLAHAGMMLFAALIAGSFSFGGIAAQSMDAGPLTLWRYLLTVIVMGFMAFGIFKAPFRFPTEPWRFIILGGLIALYMLTMFTALEFTSPVQTGAVFTLMPLLSAGFALLLLRQPTRPGVLVALVIAALGAIWVIFRADINAILAFDVGRGELIYFVGVVAHAAYVPLIRRFGRGEHPVAFGFWVTVFTVPWLLPTGALPLLETDFAALPFNVWATVAYLSVVTTAITFMLLQYASTRLPAAKVLGYGYLTPTSVIILEGLIGHGWASPAVFAGALVTAGGLLVMGLLKD
- a CDS encoding Zn-dependent hydrolase, whose amino-acid sequence is MTAQPGANLRVNGDRLWDMLMDMAKIGPGIAGGNNRQTLTDDDATGRSLFQTWCEAAGLSMGVDKMGTMFMTRPGTDPDALPVYVGSHLDTQPTGGKYDGVLGVLAALEVVRSMNDLGIQTRHPIVVTNWANEEGARFAPAMLASGVFAGVHSLDYAYGRRDLDGKTYGDELKRIGWRGEEEVGARKMHAYFEYHIEQGPILEAEDKQIGVVTHCQGLWWLEFTLTGREAHTGSTPMNLRVNAGLAMARIMEMVQTVAMSEQPGAVGGVGQVKFSPNSRNVLPGTVIFTVDIRTPSQDKLDRMRSRIETEAAAICEELGVGCSVEAVGHFDPVTFDPKLVASVRKAAENLGYSHMDIISGAGHDACWAARVAPATMIMCPCVGGLSHNEAEEISKDWATAGADVLLRAVLETAEIVG
- a CDS encoding DUF4760 domain-containing protein; this encodes MPDIDVTTSILANAASIANIVASVAVCATAAFVWRQVSLQSKSGQNDDRRFKRESANYVFEALQSPSFKNSRKIMLDALNAGIELPKDKDQIDGFRYILNTYEMLGLMVKFGAINEEVWEGYWKKALLRDWDRLAKFVAEERKRFKHTTLFEDAETVVKKWRG
- a CDS encoding TetR family transcriptional regulator C-terminal domain-containing protein; this encodes MAIPRAAQTQRRTRIQEEKEELILEAALEVFSQRGFHGSTIDQIAEVAGMSKPNLLYYFRTKDTMHRALIDRVLENWLEPLQAFDAEGDPEEEIRSYIRRKLEMARDFPRESRLFANEILQGAPHIEGVLEGPLKSLVDEKAGVIRAWIAAGKVRDCDPYHMIFSIWSTTQHYADFDVQVKAVLGIGHDGVDRFEAAARFLETLFVSGLILGDKNA